The following is a genomic window from Rhodothermus profundi.
TGGGTCACAGACATGGGCTGGATGATGGGGCCCTGGTTGGTTTTTGGCACCTTGCTTATCGGTGCCACCATGGTGCTCTACGATGGCGCACCCGACTATCCAGACGTGGATCGCCTGTGGGCACTGGTCGAGCAGCATCGCATTACGCATCTGGGCGTCTCCCCTACCCTGATCCGGGCTCTGCGTCCCCATGGACCAGAGCCCATCCACCGCCACGATCTGTCGAGCCTGCGCGCCGTCGGTTCAACCGGAAGTCCCTGGGACCCTGATTCCTGGCTCTGGTGCTTTGAACACGTGCTTGGCCGTGAAAAGCCCATTCTGAACTACTCGGGCGGCACGGAAATCTCTGGAGGTATCCTCTGCGGGAATTTCTTCCGCCCCCTGAAACCCTGCGCGTTCTCCGGACCGGTGCCGGGCATGGCCGCCGATGTAGTGGACGAACAGGGACGTCCCGTGCGGGAAGCAGTCGGCGAACTCGTTATCCGCAAACCCTGGATTGGCATGACCCGGGGCTTCTGGCGCGACCGGGAACGCTATCTCGATACCTACTGGCGGCGCATCGAAGGCCTCTGGGTACATGGCGACTTTGCTGCCATTGACCGCGATGGCCTCTGGTACATTCTGGGACGCTCAGACGATACGATCAAAGTGGGCGGCAAGCGGCTGGGGCCGGCCGAGGTCGAGGCAATCCTGAACGCGCACGAAGCCGTCGCCGAAAGCGCGGCCATTGGGGTCCCTCACGAAGTCAAAGGCGAAGAGGTGGTTGCTTTCGTGGTGCTCAAGCCTGGCAGAACGCCCTCCGAACGTCTCCGCCAGGAGCTTATGGATCGGGTGGTAGCCGCGCTGGGCAAACCGCTAAAACCTCGCGAAATTCGTTTCGTGACTGCCCTGCCCAAAACGCGCAATGCTAAGATCATGCGTCGTGTGATTCGGGCAACCTATCTGGGACAGGACCCAGGCGACCTGAGCAGCCTTGAAGACCCAACAGCCGTCGAAGCCATTCGGCAGGCTGTCTGACTGCTGTCTATTTGGGCACTCAGCCAGGTGTCGGAAGGCTCCTGGTATTTGCCTGTAAAATAACCTGTCGGCTGCGGCTCGCTCATTGGCCTCAGGCCTCCAGGTTCGTCGCCGCCATGGGAGACCGTTTTCCTCCCACCATTCCTTACAGGACACTGCGCTCGCCTTG
Proteins encoded in this region:
- a CDS encoding AMP-binding protein; the encoded protein is MQTGSAFDSITETFPFNQPVVWEPRPEWIAASNLQRFMNRHRISSLDELQARSVEDPEWFWPAVLEDLDIRFYRPYTQILDLSEGPAFPRWCVGGQLNIVHNLLDKWQETETAERIALRWEGEEGTQRTLTYAGLHAEVCRCARALQTLGFQQGDVAALFMPMTPELVIAFLAVIKLGGIVLPLFSGYGAEAVRTRIRDAAARFLFTADEFYRRGRPVYLKPIADEALADCPSVAHVIVFRRLETEPASVPMQPGRDHWWHELVWPQPSEAETVRTEAEDVLMVIYTSGTTGRPKGAVHTHCGFPIKAAQDMYQCMDLKPGETMYWVTDMGWMMGPWLVFGTLLIGATMVLYDGAPDYPDVDRLWALVEQHRITHLGVSPTLIRALRPHGPEPIHRHDLSSLRAVGSTGSPWDPDSWLWCFEHVLGREKPILNYSGGTEISGGILCGNFFRPLKPCAFSGPVPGMAADVVDEQGRPVREAVGELVIRKPWIGMTRGFWRDRERYLDTYWRRIEGLWVHGDFAAIDRDGLWYILGRSDDTIKVGGKRLGPAEVEAILNAHEAVAESAAIGVPHEVKGEEVVAFVVLKPGRTPSERLRQELMDRVVAALGKPLKPREIRFVTALPKTRNAKIMRRVIRATYLGQDPGDLSSLEDPTAVEAIRQAV